The segment AAGTGTGCGCCAGGTGCGGCATTACGTGGATCGGCCCGCACTACTCGGTGATGCGCACGATGGGCGACAAGATTCGCGCCCGCGCGGCGATGAGCGACGCCGGCGTGCCCATCTTGCCCGGCTCCGGCGTGATCGAATCGGAGACGCAGCTGCGCGAGACGGTCGCGCGCGTCGGATTTCCGCTGATCATCAAGGCCGCGGCCGGCGGGGGCGGTCGCGGCATGAAGATCGTCGAGGACGAGTCGCGTCTGGTGCAGCTTTGGCAGCAGGCGCGGTCCGAGGCGCAGGCGGGATTCGGCAACCCGGACGTGTACGTCGAGCGCTACGTTCGCAACCCGCGCCATATCGAGGTGCAGGTTCTCGGCGACTCGCACGGCAACTACGCGCACCTGGGCGAGCGGGAATGCTCGATTCAGCGCCGCCATCAGAAGCTGGTCGAGGAGGCGCCGTCGGAAGTGCTGCGCGACGACGTCCGCGAGCGGTTGTTGTCATCGGCCGTCGCGGCGATCGCAGCGATCGACTACCAGAGCCTCGGCACCCTGGAGTTCTTGCTCGACGAGGACGGCAGCTTTTACTTCATGGAAATGAACACGCGGTTGCAGGTCGAGCACACCGTCACCGAGATGGTGACCGGGATCGACCTCGTGCGCGAGCAGGTGTTGATCGCTGCGGGCGAACCGCTGTCGTTCGGCGCGACGCGGCGGCCGCGCGGGCACTCGATCGAGCTGCGGATCAACGCCGAGGATCCCGAGACGTTCGCGCCGTCGCCGGGCCGAATCACCGGCCTCAATCTGCCCGGCGGCTTCGGTGTGCGGGTCGACACGCACATCTACGAGGGGTACGTCGTGCCTCCGTACTACGACTCGCTGCTGGCCAAGCTGATCGTCCGCGACAACGACCGGCCGCGCGCGCTGCGGCGCCTGCGCCGGTGCCTCGACGAGTTCGTCGTCGAGGGCATCCAGACGAACATCCCGTTCTTCCGGCGCTTGCTCGACGATCCGGATTTCCTGCAAAACCGCGTGGACACGGGGTTTGTCGGGCGGTTCCTGGCCACGCACGCAACATTGTAAAACTACACAATAAATGGAACCCCTTGCTTGACGGGGTTCTGGCGACCCCATAAGCTGACGCTATCCTTTGGGGACCGTCAGAACGTCCCGCCGAGGGGCGTCGTGTAGTCGTGCGCGTGCCGCGGGGGCGATCGAGCGCGTAAGCCATGGCCTTCAACAAGAACAAGGTGATGGACGCGGCCCGCAAGTACGTCGAGAAGGGCCAGGTCGACCGCGCGATCCGCGAGTACCGCAAGGTCGTGGAGCACGATCCGAAGGACGTCCGGGTCTGGCTCAAGATCGGCGATCTGTACGCGAAAAAGGGCGCCAAGGCGGAGGCGACCGAAACCTATCTGAAGGTCGCGAAGTTCTACAGCGAGCAGGGTTTCTACCTGAAGGCGGTCGCCGTCTACAAACAGATCCTCAAGCTCGACCCGCGCATGGTCGAGGTCAACCTGAAGCTCGCCGAGTTGTACCGGCAGCTCGGGCTCTTGTCCGACGCGATGCAGCACTTCGAGCGCGTCGCCGCCCATTTCCACCGCGAGGGCAAGACCCAGGAGGCGCTCGCGACGATCCGGCAGCTCGTCGACCTCGACCCGGACAACGTCGCCACCCGCATCAAGCTCGCCGAGCTGTACTCGAAGGAGGGCATGACGCAGGAGGCGATCGCGGAGTTCCGCCGCGCGTGTGACTACCTGCGCGAACACAACCGCCAGGACGATTTCATCAAGGTCGCCGAGCGGCTGCTGTGGCACGACAACAGCGACATCGCACTCAACCGGGAACTCGCGACGCTGTACTTGCGGCGCAACGACGCGCGGCGCGCACTCCAGAAGCTCCAGGCCTGTTTCAAGGCGGATCCGCGCGACGTCGAGACCCTGGCGCTGTTGGCGCAGGCGTTCCAGGCGCTCGACCAGAAGAGCAAGACGGTGTCGGTGCTCAAGGAGCTGGCGCGGGTGTTCACGGAAAACGGCCAGCGCGCGGAAGCGCTGGACGTGCATCGCAAGATTCTGATGTTCGCACCGGACGACCCGGATTCGCGCGCGGCGCTGGGCGAAGAGCCTCCGAGCCGGCCGAGCGAATCGATCCCGCGGGCGGCGGAGGTCGTGGAGTCGGCGCCGGTGCGGCGCGCGCGGACTGGCGCGGTGGGGCAGCCGACCGGTTCGATGCCGCTGGTCGAGGCCCCGGACGAGGAGTTCGAACTGGACGTCGACGGGCTGTCGGACGACGCCAGCGATGCGTTCGCGGCCGACATCGCGGTCGACGACGAGAGCTTCGAAGTTCCGGGGCCCGCGGTCGAGGCCAACGCCGACGAGATCGCGAAGATCCTCACGGAGACCGACGTCTACGTGAAGTACGGGCTGCAGCAGAAGGCGATCGACCACCTGCAGCGCGTGTTCGAACTCGACCCGCACAACGTCGAGGCGCGCGAACGGCTCAAGGACATCTTCGTATCCGATGGGCGCCTGCGCGATGCCGTCGCCGAACTCATCACGCTCGCCGAGTTGGTGGCACCGCAGGATCCGGCGCGCGCGGCCGACTATCTCGCCGAGGCAAACGGGCTCGCTCTCGGCGACGCGGACGTTGCCGCGTGCGCGCGGCGGTTGGGGGTCGCCGTCGACGGCGGCACGGGCGTCGAGATCGTCGACGACGAGTCCAGTGCGCTCGAGGTCGCGGTCGAGGACCTCGGAACAGGCGACGTGGCGGTGGTCGAGGAGGACGACTTCGACTTCGACGCCTACGAGTTTGGTGCCGGCGGGGGAGCGGCCGGCGAGGGCGAGGCCGAACTCGTCGCGGAGTTCGACGATGCCGGCGAGTTCGCGTTCGACGAGGTCGACGGTGCGGGGGCGGAACCGGGATACGACGGATTGGCTGCGACGGCGCCGGCGGCGCCGCTTCCCGCCGAGCCGGGCCAGGTCACGCAAGAGGTATCGCTGGACCAGCTCGAGCAGGAGTTCGCGGTGGAGGACGAGTTCGCGCTCGAGGACGCGTCGGTCGAGGAACTCGCGTTCGATTCCCCGGTGGCGGCTCCCGACGGAACGACGGAGTTGGCGGTCGACGACATCGAGTTCGAGCCGTCCGACGTGCGCGACCCGGCGGCCGACCTGGTCCGAACGTTCGACGATCCGCGCGCATTCGACGCAGCCCCGATCGAACTCGATCCGACGGACCTGCCGTCGGAGGTGCCGGGACCGCCGCTGGACGCGCCGGAACATCTCGATCCGGACGAGGATCTCGGCATCGATCTTGCGCCGCCGCGCTCGACACAGCCGACCGCGGCGACCGCGCAGGACGAGCCGTCCGGCACGAGCCTCGAGGACGACCTCGACGAGGCCGACTTCTTCGTGTCCCAGGGCCTGTACGACGAGGCGCGCGACATCCTCAACGGCCTGCTCGGCCGCTATCCGAACCACCCACTGATCCTCGCGAAGTTGCAGGATATCGATGCGCTCGCGGCCGGAGATCTCAGCGCTTCGCCGGTAGAACTCGGACCCGACCCGCTGGACCCCGGCCCGATTCCAGACGACCGGATCGAGAGTGAGCTCGCCGCACGAACCCGCGACGACGCGCAGCCGAGCCGCGTGAAGCTGCACCAAGAGGTCTCGGACGAGGATGCCGACACGCACTTCGATCTGGGGCTGGCGTACAAGGAGATGGGGCT is part of the Deltaproteobacteria bacterium genome and harbors:
- the accC gene encoding acetyl-CoA carboxylase biotin carboxylase subunit translates to MFKKVLIANRGEIAMRIIRALRELGVRSVAVYSQADADALHVRFADEAVCIGPPPAAQSYLSIPAIISAAEITGAEAIHPGYGFLAENAEFAEVCARCGITWIGPHYSVMRTMGDKIRARAAMSDAGVPILPGSGVIESETQLRETVARVGFPLIIKAAAGGGGRGMKIVEDESRLVQLWQQARSEAQAGFGNPDVYVERYVRNPRHIEVQVLGDSHGNYAHLGERECSIQRRHQKLVEEAPSEVLRDDVRERLLSSAVAAIAAIDYQSLGTLEFLLDEDGSFYFMEMNTRLQVEHTVTEMVTGIDLVREQVLIAAGEPLSFGATRRPRGHSIELRINAEDPETFAPSPGRITGLNLPGGFGVRVDTHIYEGYVVPPYYDSLLAKLIVRDNDRPRALRRLRRCLDEFVVEGIQTNIPFFRRLLDDPDFLQNRVDTGFVGRFLATHATL
- a CDS encoding tetratricopeptide repeat protein codes for the protein MAFNKNKVMDAARKYVEKGQVDRAIREYRKVVEHDPKDVRVWLKIGDLYAKKGAKAEATETYLKVAKFYSEQGFYLKAVAVYKQILKLDPRMVEVNLKLAELYRQLGLLSDAMQHFERVAAHFHREGKTQEALATIRQLVDLDPDNVATRIKLAELYSKEGMTQEAIAEFRRACDYLREHNRQDDFIKVAERLLWHDNSDIALNRELATLYLRRNDARRALQKLQACFKADPRDVETLALLAQAFQALDQKSKTVSVLKELARVFTENGQRAEALDVHRKILMFAPDDPDSRAALGEEPPSRPSESIPRAAEVVESAPVRRARTGAVGQPTGSMPLVEAPDEEFELDVDGLSDDASDAFAADIAVDDESFEVPGPAVEANADEIAKILTETDVYVKYGLQQKAIDHLQRVFELDPHNVEARERLKDIFVSDGRLRDAVAELITLAELVAPQDPARAADYLAEANGLALGDADVAACARRLGVAVDGGTGVEIVDDESSALEVAVEDLGTGDVAVVEEDDFDFDAYEFGAGGGAAGEGEAELVAEFDDAGEFAFDEVDGAGAEPGYDGLAATAPAAPLPAEPGQVTQEVSLDQLEQEFAVEDEFALEDASVEELAFDSPVAAPDGTTELAVDDIEFEPSDVRDPAADLVRTFDDPRAFDAAPIELDPTDLPSEVPGPPLDAPEHLDPDEDLGIDLAPPRSTQPTAATAQDEPSGTSLEDDLDEADFFVSQGLYDEARDILNGLLGRYPNHPLILAKLQDIDALAAGDLSASPVELGPDPLDPGPIPDDRIESELAARTRDDAQPSRVKLHQEVSDEDADTHFDLGLAYKEMGLYAEAIKSFEKVLDVQRRAVEANLMIGLCHREQGAFAEAVQQFKNGLYVESITEAEKLGLYFEIGVTYEMMDDPSEALYFYEMVGKKEPGYRDVAERIARMKAASKAGNGARSRARAPARADDVDAALDGLIGGGADDVSRS